The Pocillopora verrucosa isolate sample1 chromosome 2, ASM3666991v2, whole genome shotgun sequence genome has a segment encoding these proteins:
- the LOC131780112 gene encoding ribonucleoside-diphosphate reductase subunit M2 B-like, producing MLGVDNHIVSSHSINKLAKTLEDVDINEKEDRSNEKNNETRGPVKPVYKSPSKFDNEDEPLLRENPRRFVLLPIQYKDIWEMYKKAEASIWVAEEVDLSKDKDDWANLSDDERYFISHVLAFFAASDGIVNENLVECFSQEVQVPEARCFYGFQIAIENIHSEMYSLLIDTYIEDPDEKENLFNAIETMPCVKRKAQWALNWINPERASYGERVVAFAAVEGIFFSGSFAAIFWLKKRGKMPGLTFSNELISRDEGLHCDFACLMFSYLKNKPSQETIIGIIKDAVEIEQEFLTEALPVRLIGMNHSLMKQYIEFVADRLLVALHCPKVFNAKNPFNFMENISLEGKTNFFEKRVAEYQRAGVMKKKSEDSHKFTTDEEF from the exons ATGCTTGGTGTAGACAATCATATCGTGAGTAGCCACAGCATCAACAAACTCGCTAAAACTCTTGAAGATGTAGATATAAACGAGAAGGAAGACAGAAGCAACGAAAAGAACAACGAG ACTCGCGGACCGGTGAAGCCAGTTTACAAATCTCCTTCAAAATTTGACAACGAGGATGAACCGCTCCTACGTGAAAATCCGCGAAGATTTGTCCTTCTTCCTATCCAGTATAAAGATATTTGGGAAATGTACAAAAAGGCTGAAG CATCCATCTGGGTAGCGGAAGAAGTTGATCTCTCCAAAGACAAAGATGACTGGGCTAACCTTTCG GATGATGAAAGGTATTTTATTTCCCATGTTCTTGCCTTCTTTGCTGCCAGTGACGGCATTGTAAATGAAAACCTGGTTGAGTGTTTTAGTCAGGAAGTGCAAGTTCCTGAGGCAAGATGCTTCTATGGCTTCCAAATTGCAATTGAG AATATTCACTCTGAGATGTACAGTCTGTTGATTGACACCTACATTGAGGACCCTGATGAAAA GGAAAATCTTTTCAATGCTATTGAGACAATGCCTTGCGTCAAAAGAAAAGCTCAGTGGGCTTTGAACTGGATCAATCCTGAgaga GCTTCTTATGGTGAGAGGGTAGTTGCCTTTGCTGCTGTAGAAGGAATCTTTTTTTCTGGTTCTTTTGCTGCCATTTTCTGGCTAAAAAAGAG GGGCAAGATGCCTGGACTTACATTCTCAAATGAGCTCATCAGTCGTGATGAG GGTCTTCACTGTGATTTTGCTTGTTTGATGTTCTCCTACCTAAAAAACAAGCCCTCACAAGAAACCATTATTGGAATTATCAAGGATGCTGTTGAAATTGAACAAGAATTTCTAACAGAGGCCCTTCCAGTGAGACTCATTGGCATGAACCACTCCCTTATGAAGCAGTACATTGAATTTGTTGCTGACAGACTTTTGGTGGCTCTACATTGCCCTAAG GTTTTTAATGCAAAAAATCCATTCAACTTCatggaaaacatttctttgGAAGGAAAAACCAACTTCTTTGAGAAAAGAGTTGCAGAATATCAGCGTGCAGGAGTTATGAAGAAAAAGTCTGAGGATTCCCACAAATTCACCACAGATGAGGAATTTTAG